The Aeromonas veronii genome includes the window GGCTGGTAATCCCCGAAGGGCTCGCAGTCCACAAAGCCGTGCTTGCGATAGAGGCCATGGGCCGGGGTGAAGAAGGCCATGGCGCCGGTTTCCAGCTTCAGCGTGCGATAGCCCCTGCCCCGCGCGATGGCAATCAGGTGCTGCAAGATGGCCGAACCCACTCCCCTGCCCCTGGCTGCGCCGTGCACCCGCATGGATTTGATCTCCCCGCCGTCGGCGTCAAGCTCCTTGATGGCGCCGCAGCCTACCAGGGTCTGCTCGTCATAGGCGGACCAGAAGGTGATGGCCGGCGCCCTGAGCCCGTCGAGATCCAGCGCATGCTTGCTCTCTGGCGGCGAGACGGCGCGCATGTCATCCAGATGGGCCTGCAAAAAAGCGGCGATCTCGGGGCCGTCGAGCCTGTCGATGACGATTTCCATGAAATGAACTCCTTGACAAGGGGATGGCAAACACTCGGGTGGCCGATGTCAGCCACACCGGAGCAGCCTCTATTGATACGCCATGGCAGACGCCAGA containing:
- a CDS encoding GNAT family N-acetyltransferase is translated as MEIVIDRLDGPEIAAFLQAHLDDMRAVSPPESKHALDLDGLRAPAITFWSAYDEQTLVGCGAIKELDADGGEIKSMRVHGAARGRGVGSAILQHLIAIARGRGYRTLKLETGAMAFFTPAHGLYRKHGFVDCEPFGDYQPDPNSLFMALTIEQ